One Ignavibacteria bacterium genomic window carries:
- a CDS encoding MarR family transcriptional regulator encodes MNKDELDVTARNLADLTFRLLASCHEKEERLAKAHNLTQAEFRCLKSMQEGEIINNREIANRLRLSASRLTRIIDGLVQKGFVVREIDPLDRRNMRLYLSPKGVEFVKKMNDDYTQIHKEILENIERDQHEPLITAMTHLLSALEKWISKS; translated from the coding sequence ATGAATAAAGATGAACTCGATGTGACAGCACGGAATTTAGCCGATCTTACCTTCAGACTTCTTGCAAGCTGTCACGAAAAAGAGGAGAGGCTGGCAAAGGCACATAATCTTACTCAAGCAGAATTTAGATGCTTGAAGAGTATGCAGGAAGGTGAAATTATTAATAACCGTGAAATCGCTAATCGTTTAAGACTGAGTGCGAGCAGATTGACAAGAATTATTGATGGACTTGTTCAAAAAGGATTTGTTGTCCGTGAGATTGATCCACTCGATAGAAGAAATATGAGATTGTATCTTTCGCCAAAAGGTGTTGAATTCGTGAAAAAGATGAATGATGATTATACTCAGATTCATAAGGAAATTCTGGAAAATATTGAGCGTGATCAACATGAGCCATTAATTACAGCAATGACTCATCTTCTTTCTGCATTGGAAAAATGGATAAGTAAGAGTTAA
- a CDS encoding cytochrome C554, with the protein MKKFLILTLFFSLILLFAGFKLQDEPKKHGYIGAEACGMCHKTDKQGKQLDIWKNSAHSKAYQTLLTEEADRIAKEKGFETPAAKTEACLKCHASGYDVDASLLGKKFKIEDGVQCETCHGPGSDYKDMKVMKNREEAVKNGLIIYENYKDLCVKCHNPESPTYKEINFDEAWEKIKHPVPKN; encoded by the coding sequence ATGAAAAAATTCCTCATATTAACTCTTTTCTTTAGTTTAATTTTGCTCTTTGCTGGATTTAAATTACAAGATGAACCTAAAAAACATGGTTACATAGGTGCCGAAGCTTGCGGTATGTGTCATAAGACTGATAAACAAGGTAAGCAGCTCGATATATGGAAAAATTCAGCACATTCAAAAGCCTATCAAACTTTATTGACCGAAGAGGCTGATCGAATTGCAAAAGAAAAAGGTTTTGAAACTCCTGCTGCAAAAACTGAAGCCTGCTTAAAATGCCATGCTTCCGGATATGATGTAGATGCAAGTCTCTTAGGTAAAAAATTTAAGATTGAAGATGGAGTTCAGTGTGAAACCTGTCATGGTCCTGGTTCAGATTATAAGGATATGAAAGTTATGAAGAATCGTGAAGAGGCTGTGAAGAATGGATTAATAATTTATGAAAATTATAAGGACTTATGTGTGAAATGTCATAATCCTGAGAGCCCAACATACAAAGAAATAAATTTTGATGAAGCCTGGGAAAAAATAAAACACCCGGTTCCTAAAAACTAA
- a CDS encoding rhodanese-like domain-containing protein produces MGYNNVFSLKYGMSSWHQVFAEGYWLANIGNSRASQFTTQAASKNQPGDLPSINTGKKTGPEILEARVKELLTAGWDPAKISHSGVFTNLSGYYIVNYWPVDHYNQGHIPGAVQYTPRSDLKSTTYLKTLPTNKPVVVYCYTGQTSAQVVAFLRVLGYDAKSLIYGTNAMIYDQMPGTRFNPNTDIMNYPYVTGQ; encoded by the coding sequence ATGGGTTATAATAATGTCTTTTCTCTTAAATATGGAATGAGCTCCTGGCATCAAGTATTTGCAGAGGGATATTGGTTAGCAAATATAGGTAACTCAAGAGCTTCACAATTTACAACTCAAGCTGCATCAAAAAATCAGCCTGGAGATCTTCCTTCAATCAATACAGGAAAGAAAACTGGTCCAGAAATTTTAGAAGCAAGAGTAAAAGAACTTTTAACCGCTGGTTGGGATCCTGCAAAAATTAGTCACAGTGGTGTTTTCACAAATCTAAGTGGATATTATATTGTTAATTACTGGCCAGTTGATCATTATAATCAGGGTCATATTCCTGGTGCTGTTCAATACACTCCAAGAAGCGATCTGAAATCCACAACTTATTTGAAGACATTGCCAACAAATAAACCAGTTGTCGTTTATTGTTACACTGGTCAAACAAGTGCTCAAGTTGTTGCTTTCTTGCGAGTTCTTGGTTATGACGCTAAATCATTGATTTATGGAACAAATGCAATGATTTATGATCAAATGCCAGGAACAAGATTTAATCCGAATACAGATATAATGAATTATCCTTATGTGACTGGACAATAA
- a CDS encoding cytochrome c3 family protein, producing the protein MKKIILLYSSLLFLSIAFISCSEIKSDITTPAPISLHKEGVNNPSSPNFHGKLVAQMNWDLKYCQQCHAVNYTGGTANASCLECHKQPGGPEACNTCHGDFANPLQIAPPRDLSGGISETSRGVGAHTKHLGGQSIGSAVECSVCHTIPRGFSDAGHIDGSPSAEIIFTGLAVKGTSPTNQPVYNYNQISCSNTYCHGNFRFTKSESSYPFAYTQDAMIGNNSNPIWNVVDGTYLKCNSCHGKSETDPSPIGHINSSLTDLNNNPCANCHPGVVDYQGRIIDKEKHINGKINVFNIEIER; encoded by the coding sequence ATGAAAAAGATAATTTTACTTTATTCAAGTTTGTTATTTCTCTCAATAGCATTTATTTCGTGCAGCGAAATAAAATCGGATATTACAACACCAGCACCAATATCTTTACACAAAGAGGGTGTGAATAATCCTTCATCGCCCAATTTTCATGGAAAGTTAGTCGCTCAGATGAACTGGGATTTGAAATATTGTCAACAATGCCATGCCGTAAATTACACTGGCGGAACTGCAAATGCTTCCTGTCTTGAATGTCATAAACAACCAGGCGGACCTGAAGCTTGCAATACCTGTCATGGTGATTTTGCAAATCCATTACAAATTGCGCCGCCGAGAGACTTGAGCGGAGGAATTTCTGAAACTTCTCGTGGAGTTGGTGCACACACGAAACACTTGGGAGGTCAATCAATAGGCAGTGCTGTGGAATGTTCTGTGTGCCATACGATTCCGCGAGGTTTTTCTGATGCGGGGCATATTGATGGAAGTCCCTCGGCGGAAATTATCTTTACTGGACTTGCTGTGAAAGGTACTAGTCCAACTAATCAACCAGTTTATAATTACAATCAAATTTCCTGTTCTAATACTTACTGCCACGGCAATTTTAGATTTACAAAGTCTGAAAGTTCTTATCCATTTGCTTATACTCAAGATGCAATGATTGGAAACAACTCGAATCCTATTTGGAATGTTGTTGATGGAACATATTTGAAATGTAACAGCTGTCATGGTAAGTCCGAAACTGATCCATCGCCAATTGGTCATATTAATTCATCTTTAACAGACTTAAATAATAATCCTTGTGCTAATTGCCATCCAGGAGTTGTTGATTATCAGGGTCGAATTATCGATAAAGAAAAACACATTAATGGAAAAATTAATGTGTTTAACATTGAAATAGAACGTTAA
- a CDS encoding cytochrome C — protein sequence MKVKNYYFSFGIISLLFLFITASQSLPNLLGEKKTNKDIIKFSHRIHESVDCESCHSGVTEATSLSMRLLPVKDDCASCHDVNDTDGCNTCHYENVQEPLIQKKSELIFNHKSHLEQGKKCVDCHKGLTEVDYSFESALVNPKMENCYTCHNDKKNVTNACEACHITTANLIPADHQKTDFVKFHKFLASKPNANCVMCHDNNSCESCHVGTKVLNESNAPNDFYQPFVPDNFIDGTKQQQVTRVHDLNYRFTHGMDLKGKNAQCQTCHEIETFCVNCHSATGGDISLGGALPSSHLSPNFVKFPGTDGGEHAKLARRDIERCISCHDVQGQDPVCITCHIPKK from the coding sequence ATGAAAGTAAAAAATTACTACTTTAGTTTTGGAATAATCTCGCTCTTATTCCTTTTTATAACAGCTTCGCAATCTTTGCCTAATTTACTTGGTGAGAAGAAAACAAATAAGGACATAATTAAATTCTCCCATCGAATTCATGAGTCTGTTGATTGCGAAAGCTGTCATTCGGGAGTAACCGAAGCCACAAGTTTATCAATGAGATTATTGCCAGTAAAAGATGATTGTGCCAGCTGCCATGATGTCAATGATACCGATGGATGCAATACCTGTCATTATGAGAATGTTCAAGAGCCTTTAATTCAAAAGAAATCAGAATTAATTTTTAATCATAAATCTCATCTTGAACAGGGAAAGAAATGCGTTGATTGTCATAAAGGTTTGACGGAAGTTGATTACAGCTTTGAATCGGCTCTAGTTAATCCTAAGATGGAAAATTGCTACACCTGTCATAATGATAAAAAGAATGTAACCAATGCATGCGAAGCCTGTCATATTACAACGGCTAATCTCATTCCAGCTGACCATCAAAAAACAGATTTTGTCAAGTTTCATAAATTCCTTGCTTCCAAGCCAAATGCAAATTGTGTAATGTGTCATGATAATAATTCCTGTGAAAGCTGTCATGTTGGAACAAAAGTTCTAAATGAATCGAATGCACCGAACGATTTTTATCAACCATTTGTGCCTGATAATTTTATTGATGGAACAAAACAGCAGCAAGTCACTCGAGTTCATGATTTAAATTATCGTTTTACTCATGGAATGGATTTGAAAGGTAAGAACGCACAATGTCAGACTTGCCATGAAATAGAAACTTTTTGTGTGAATTGTCATAGTGCAACTGGTGGAGATATTTCATTAGGAGGAGCGCTACCGTCTTCTCACTTATCACCAAACTTTGTGAAGTTTCCTGGTACTGATGGCGGAGAACATGCAAAACTTGCAAGAAGAGATATTGAAAGATGCATTTCTTGTCATGATGTGCAGGGACAGGATCCAGTTTGTATTACCTGTCATATTCCAAAGAAATAA
- the rocD gene encoding ornithine--oxo-acid transaminase — MTTQEYIQIEEKFGAHNYHPLDVVITKGERVWVYDVEGKKYMDFLSAYSAVNQGHCHPRIINALKTQAEKITLTSRAFRNDQLPLLAKELCELTGYEMMLPMNSGAEAVETAIKMARKWGYKLKGVEEDKAEIIVCSNNFHGRTTTIVSFSTEPQYRDGFGPFTPGFVIIPYNDVEALKKAINKNTIAFLVEPIQGEAGIIIPDDGYLKEAFDVCKEANILFIADEIQTGLGRTGKLLAYEYESIKPDAVIIGKALSGGAYPVSAVLSSKEILGVFKPGDHGSTFGGNPLAAAIAREALKVIVEEKLPERSFELGNYFLEKLRTIQSKHIKEIRGKGLFIGIELLPEAGGARRFCEALKEEGLLCKETHENVIRLAPPLVIEKEEIDWAFEKIKKVLEELN; from the coding sequence ATGACCACTCAAGAGTATATCCAGATTGAAGAAAAGTTTGGCGCTCATAATTACCATCCACTTGATGTTGTCATCACAAAAGGCGAAAGAGTATGGGTTTATGATGTTGAAGGAAAAAAATATATGGACTTTCTTTCAGCATATTCAGCAGTAAATCAGGGACATTGTCATCCAAGAATTATCAATGCATTAAAAACTCAAGCTGAAAAAATAACTTTGACTTCAAGAGCTTTTAGAAACGATCAACTTCCACTGCTTGCAAAAGAACTTTGTGAACTGACTGGTTATGAAATGATGCTTCCAATGAATTCAGGTGCAGAGGCCGTGGAAACTGCAATTAAAATGGCTCGAAAATGGGGTTATAAACTTAAAGGTGTAGAAGAAGACAAAGCCGAAATCATTGTTTGTTCAAATAACTTTCACGGAAGAACAACAACTATAGTCTCTTTTTCAACGGAACCACAATACAGAGATGGATTTGGTCCATTTACTCCAGGCTTTGTTATCATTCCATACAATGATGTTGAAGCTTTGAAAAAGGCAATAAATAAGAATACAATCGCGTTCCTTGTTGAACCTATTCAAGGAGAAGCTGGAATTATCATACCTGATGATGGTTATTTGAAAGAAGCATTCGATGTATGTAAAGAAGCAAACATTTTATTTATTGCAGATGAAATACAAACAGGACTCGGAAGAACCGGAAAATTACTTGCTTACGAATATGAAAGTATTAAACCTGATGCTGTCATAATCGGCAAAGCTTTATCAGGTGGAGCTTATCCAGTTTCAGCTGTTTTATCATCGAAAGAAATTCTTGGTGTATTTAAACCGGGAGATCATGGAAGTACATTTGGTGGTAATCCACTTGCTGCAGCAATTGCAAGAGAAGCACTAAAAGTTATTGTGGAAGAAAAATTACCAGAAAGATCTTTTGAGCTTGGAAATTATTTCTTAGAAAAGCTCAGAACAATTCAAAGTAAACATATAAAAGAAATTCGTGGTAAAGGATTATTCATTGGAATTGAGCTTCTGCCTGAAGCAGGCGGCGCAAGAAGATTTTGCGAAGCATTAAAAGAAGAAGGATTACTTTGTAAAGAAACTCACGAAAATGTAATTCGTCTCGCTCCGCCTCTAGTTATTGAAAAGGAAGAAATTGATTGGGCGTTTGAAAAAATTAAAAAAGTCTTAGAGGAATTAAATTAA
- a CDS encoding Nif3-like dinuclear metal center hexameric protein, which yields MKNLEIFGFIEDWAPKGIAWERDNIGLQIGNPAEETKGILLTLDLSLDALEKAIKEKCNLIISHHPLFFNPLNKVDLSSDKGKIIELAIKNGITIYSSHTNLDFTKDGVSFVLAKKLGLQKISFLENAPCTQYKLVTFVPETYVSNLINKLSEAGAGVIGNYTHCSYRLKGKGTFFGLENTNPAVGVKGKLEEVEEIRLEMIFEKWNLNKVLKALLDNHPYEEPAYDIYPLQNRNVNFGFGAVGFLPEKMNLESFVSLVKKKLNAPVVKFTQGQKKILFKIAVCGGSGSDLISKAISEGCDAFVTADIKYHTFLDYGDKISLIDAGHFHTEFPVLDELENRLQEFLRKNRIKIKVLKYRQKEKIKRI from the coding sequence ATGAAAAATTTAGAAATATTCGGTTTCATTGAAGATTGGGCGCCGAAAGGAATTGCATGGGAAAGAGATAATATTGGATTACAAATAGGTAATCCAGCTGAGGAGACAAAAGGAATTTTATTAACATTAGATTTAAGTCTGGATGCTCTGGAAAAAGCAATTAAAGAAAAGTGTAATTTGATAATTTCCCATCATCCATTATTCTTCAATCCTTTGAATAAAGTTGATTTATCTTCTGATAAAGGTAAGATAATTGAACTTGCCATCAAAAATGGAATCACAATCTATTCTTCTCATACTAATCTAGATTTCACAAAAGACGGTGTATCGTTTGTTCTTGCGAAAAAACTTGGATTGCAAAAAATTTCATTCCTTGAGAATGCACCTTGTACTCAATATAAGCTTGTCACTTTTGTCCCGGAAACTTATGTCAGTAATTTGATCAATAAACTTTCAGAAGCTGGTGCGGGTGTGATAGGTAATTATACACATTGCAGTTATCGATTAAAAGGTAAAGGAACATTTTTCGGTCTTGAAAATACAAATCCCGCAGTCGGTGTGAAAGGAAAATTGGAAGAAGTGGAAGAAATAAGATTGGAAATGATTTTTGAGAAGTGGAACTTAAACAAAGTTCTCAAAGCTCTCTTAGATAACCATCCTTACGAAGAACCTGCGTACGATATTTATCCTCTTCAAAATCGAAATGTGAACTTTGGTTTTGGTGCTGTTGGATTCCTTCCAGAGAAAATGAACTTAGAGTCTTTTGTGAGTTTAGTTAAAAAGAAGTTAAATGCACCAGTGGTGAAGTTTACTCAGGGTCAGAAAAAAATATTATTCAAAATTGCAGTTTGCGGTGGCAGTGGAAGTGATTTAATCTCCAAAGCCATTTCGGAAGGATGTGATGCTTTCGTTACAGCTGATATTAAATATCATACTTTCCTTGATTATGGTGATAAAATTTCTCTTATCGATGCGGGTCATTTTCATACTGAATTTCCTGTTTTAGATGAGCTTGAAAATCGATTACAAGAGTTTCTTCGTAAGAACAGGATTAAAATTAAAGTTCTAAAGTATCGGCAGAAGGAAAAAATTAAAAGAATTTAA
- the ispG gene encoding flavodoxin-dependent (E)-4-hydroxy-3-methylbut-2-enyl-diphosphate synthase, translating into MKRRKSRKVYVGGVPVGGDAPISVQTMTKTKTSDIEATVRQIKEAEEAGCDIIRVTVNDKEAAEAIKEIVRRSNIPIVADIHFNHIFALKAIEAGVAKVRINPGNIGSEERIKEVLTKAKERKIPIRIGVNSGSLEEEILEKYGYPTAEALYESAMKHVKICERYGFEDIVISVKSTDVRLMIEAYRMIAERTDYPLHLGVTEAGTTRVGTIKSAVGIGTLLAEGIGDTIRVSLTDDPVKEVEVGKEILRSLGLATRNVEIIACPTCGRLEVDLFTITNKLEEAVKDIKKPVKVALLGCVVNGPGEASEADIGIAAGKGVAILYRKGEVVRRIKEEEIVDVLLEEIRNFQPEN; encoded by the coding sequence ATTAAACGTCGAAAATCAAGAAAAGTATATGTTGGTGGAGTTCCTGTAGGTGGCGATGCACCAATTTCTGTTCAAACTATGACAAAAACGAAAACGAGTGATATTGAAGCTACTGTTCGACAAATCAAAGAAGCTGAAGAGGCTGGATGCGATATAATTCGAGTAACGGTTAATGATAAAGAAGCAGCTGAAGCAATTAAAGAAATTGTTAGAAGATCTAATATACCGATCGTTGCTGATATTCATTTTAATCACATATTTGCATTAAAAGCCATTGAAGCTGGTGTTGCAAAAGTAAGAATTAATCCTGGTAATATTGGCTCAGAAGAAAGAATAAAAGAAGTATTAACAAAGGCAAAAGAAAGAAAAATACCAATTCGTATCGGTGTAAACTCAGGGTCGCTTGAAGAGGAAATTCTTGAAAAATATGGTTATCCAACAGCAGAAGCATTGTACGAAAGTGCAATGAAGCATGTAAAAATTTGTGAGAGATATGGATTTGAAGATATTGTGATATCTGTTAAATCTACCGATGTTCGATTGATGATTGAAGCATATAGAATGATTGCTGAAAGGACTGATTATCCACTACATCTTGGTGTAACTGAAGCAGGAACTACAAGAGTAGGAACAATTAAATCAGCGGTTGGAATTGGAACTTTGCTCGCCGAAGGTATTGGGGATACAATTCGAGTTTCTTTAACTGATGATCCAGTTAAAGAAGTTGAAGTTGGTAAAGAAATTTTAAGATCACTTGGACTTGCAACTCGAAATGTAGAAATAATTGCTTGCCCAACTTGCGGCCGACTTGAAGTAGATCTATTTACCATTACAAACAAACTGGAAGAAGCTGTAAAAGACATTAAAAAGCCAGTTAAAGTTGCCCTGCTCGGATGCGTTGTTAATGGGCCTGGCGAAGCAAGTGAAGCAGATATTGGAATTGCTGCAGGGAAAGGCGTTGCAATACTTTATCGAAAAGGGGAAGTAGTGAGAAGAATCAAAGAAGAAGAGATTGTTGATGTTCTTCTTGAGGAAATAAGAAATTTTCAACCTGAAAATTAA
- a CDS encoding DJ-1/PfpI family protein, translating to MIKHSAKSVVFFIPEKNFHDTEFLIPKSILEKNGIRVFIASENRNLSIGQFGLRIKPDTYLFNLHPENFSAIVLIGGSGSRNYWKNNLLIKTIKNFYSKGKIVAAICGAVGILASAELLKGRKVTCFPTDKEQIKSTGAIVTENLIEFDDNILTGSGPESAELFGKSLVEIITKSKRYV from the coding sequence ATGATAAAACATTCAGCTAAAAGTGTTGTATTCTTTATCCCTGAGAAGAATTTCCACGATACGGAGTTTTTAATTCCAAAATCCATCCTTGAAAAAAACGGAATACGAGTCTTTATTGCTTCTGAAAATAGAAATCTCTCGATCGGTCAATTTGGTTTGAGAATAAAACCGGATACTTATCTTTTTAATCTTCATCCTGAAAATTTTTCAGCAATAGTTTTAATTGGTGGCTCAGGTTCAAGAAATTACTGGAAGAATAATCTATTAATTAAAACAATTAAGAATTTTTACTCGAAAGGGAAGATAGTTGCCGCTATTTGTGGCGCTGTTGGAATTTTAGCTTCTGCAGAATTGTTGAAAGGACGAAAAGTTACCTGTTTCCCAACAGATAAAGAACAAATTAAATCAACAGGAGCAATTGTAACAGAAAATCTTATTGAATTTGATGATAACATTCTTACAGGTTCAGGTCCAGAATCTGCCGAATTATTTGGCAAGTCACTTGTTGAAATTATAACAAAATCAAAGAGGTATGTATGA
- a CDS encoding DUF4402 domain-containing protein produces MNFITLIMNYVGKIVIVFAFYLSTLSAQTTSISGLARVIMVKPLSITAINNSINFGEIILTGSAFVYNLHPSQGAVFRIEGHPNRNVIISYNYTSLSNAQWVAQNGGIVGSLNFTPNVVHTGSSSVYDLPEQVANGGSYQLPAVNRTGILYVWVGGSLNIQANQPIGDYTGTFNITVTY; encoded by the coding sequence ATGAATTTCATAACTTTAATTATGAACTATGTTGGAAAAATAGTTATTGTTTTTGCCTTTTATCTTTCAACATTATCTGCTCAAACTACAAGCATTTCAGGATTGGCAAGAGTCATTATGGTTAAACCATTATCTATTACAGCAATTAATAATTCAATAAATTTTGGAGAGATTATTTTAACAGGCTCAGCTTTTGTTTATAACCTTCATCCTTCGCAGGGAGCCGTTTTCAGAATCGAAGGACATCCTAACAGAAATGTGATTATCTCCTATAACTATACTTCTTTATCAAATGCTCAATGGGTTGCTCAAAATGGTGGGATTGTAGGCTCATTGAATTTTACACCAAATGTTGTCCATACAGGTTCAAGCTCTGTTTATGATTTGCCAGAACAAGTAGCCAATGGTGGTTCATATCAATTGCCTGCAGTAAATAGAACAGGAATTCTTTATGTCTGGGTTGGCGGTTCATTAAACATTCAAGCAAATCAACCAATTGGCGATTATACAGGAACATTCAACATAACAGTGACTTATTAA
- a CDS encoding T9SS type A sorting domain-containing protein has product MKVNTLLLSLVLFSINLFAQLAPVDSVIEGNINSNAYLSSTKKYLFRGFVNVNPPAVLTIEPGTIIYGEKDSKGTLIINRGAKIIANGTKERPIVFTSQQPVGQRGPGDWGGIIIAGNARINVPGGTATIEGGTGTIYGGGANPNDNDNSGILRYVRIEFPGIAFLPDNEINGLTLGGVGRGTVIEYVQVSYSGDDSFEWFGGNVNAKYLISYKGVDDDFDMDFGFSGNLQFGLAIRDPNIADISGSNGFETDNDGTGTYNIPRTLPVISNFTIIGPMPDTSFTQYNPNFRRGAHIRRAAQTSIYNSIVMGFPTGLLLDGSAVRNSATGDTLQIRNSIWAGLRAGNGIITNQSGFDAQGWYDNPTYGNRRYVQPSSVGLIDPFNPTNPNPVPAINSPAASGASFNNPRLSSFFTQTTYVGAFDPNGLRWDEGWTNYNPQFTNYTTGVEEFDLGTKTFELFQNYPNPFNPSTNISFILPESGKTTLKVFNSVGQEIKTLIDSELEAGKLYNLNFDASSLPSGIYYAQLKQSKNSKVLKMVLIK; this is encoded by the coding sequence ATGAAAGTAAATACTTTACTTTTAAGTCTTGTTTTATTTTCTATTAATCTGTTTGCTCAACTCGCACCAGTTGATAGTGTAATAGAAGGTAATATTAATTCTAATGCATATTTATCGAGCACAAAGAAATATTTGTTTCGTGGTTTTGTTAATGTTAATCCTCCTGCTGTATTAACAATCGAACCAGGAACAATTATATATGGTGAAAAAGATTCAAAAGGAACTCTAATCATTAATCGTGGGGCGAAGATTATTGCAAACGGAACAAAAGAAAGACCAATAGTTTTCACAAGTCAACAACCCGTGGGGCAAAGGGGACCCGGTGATTGGGGTGGGATTATTATTGCTGGCAATGCTAGAATCAATGTACCAGGTGGAACTGCAACAATCGAAGGAGGAACAGGAACGATTTACGGTGGTGGGGCAAATCCAAATGATAACGACAATAGTGGGATTTTAAGATATGTACGTATTGAATTTCCGGGAATTGCTTTTCTGCCTGATAATGAAATAAATGGGTTAACACTTGGCGGTGTCGGTCGAGGCACTGTCATTGAATATGTGCAAGTAAGTTATTCAGGAGATGATTCTTTTGAATGGTTTGGTGGAAATGTTAATGCAAAATATCTTATCTCTTATAAAGGAGTTGACGATGATTTTGATATGGATTTCGGATTTAGTGGAAATCTACAATTTGGACTTGCAATTCGAGATCCTAACATTGCTGATATTTCTGGTTCAAATGGATTTGAAACGGATAATGATGGAACTGGCACATATAACATACCAAGAACTTTGCCCGTGATTTCTAACTTTACAATTATTGGTCCAATGCCTGATACTTCTTTCACACAATACAATCCAAATTTCAGAAGAGGTGCACATATCAGAAGAGCTGCACAAACTTCAATTTATAATTCAATTGTGATGGGATTCCCCACCGGTTTGTTGTTGGATGGTTCAGCAGTTCGTAATTCAGCAACCGGCGATACGCTTCAAATAAGAAACTCAATATGGGCTGGTTTAAGAGCTGGTAATGGAATTATTACAAATCAGAGTGGTTTTGATGCACAAGGTTGGTATGACAATCCAACCTATGGTAATCGAAGATATGTCCAGCCATCGAGTGTTGGTTTAATTGATCCATTTAATCCAACCAATCCAAATCCAGTTCCTGCAATCAACTCACCTGCAGCAAGCGGAGCCAGTTTTAACAACCCAAGATTATCTTCCTTCTTTACACAGACTACTTATGTTGGTGCATTTGATCCGAACGGACTAAGATGGGATGAAGGATGGACTAATTATAATCCACAATTTACTAATTACACAACGGGAGTTGAGGAATTTGATCTAGGAACTAAAACATTTGAGCTTTTCCAGAATTATCCAAATCCTTTTAATCCATCAACAAATATCTCTTTCATTCTTCCAGAAAGTGGAAAAACCACTTTAAAAGTTTTCAATTCGGTTGGTCAAGAAATTAAAACATTGATTGATTCTGAGCTTGAAGCTGGCAAATTGTACAATCTGAACTTTGATGCTTCAAGTTTACCGAGCGGAATTTATTATGCTCAGCTCAAGCAATCTAAAAATTCTAAGGTTTTAAAAATGGTATTGATTAAGTAA